In Choristoneura fumiferana chromosome 4, NRCan_CFum_1, whole genome shotgun sequence, the sequence TGTGTTTCAGACGTCGAATCAATTCTTTAGATACAgctgacaaaataaataattcatcatAGCCATCACTTGTCGCAATGTACTTTCCATTGCTTGAGAATTCAAAAATCATAGGCCTCTTTAATACAGATGGGAAGTCAATCATTTGCGGTTGTGCTTTTACAAGGTCATAGACACAGTAGTGGCGGTTAATGGACTGGGAGGAAATGAAGGCGTGAGTGCCATCTGGAGTAAAAGCTGCATTTGATATCTTCCAACCTTTTAATGCAAAACTATGCAATTTGTTATTGGTTTCCTTGTCAACTGAAATCAAAGACACAACACCTGAGTCTCCAGCAACGAGAGCCACACTTAGTTTGGGATGAAATTCAacacatgatattttttttccttcatTCCATGTCTGAGTGTTCAACTTCGCTAATGTTCTTATTTCCAGCACTTTTGGCTTCAacccaaatgttttttttgttttaaatttccCACTGTTCGtaaaatttcattatcatcatcttctGATTTAACTTTGTTAATTTTTGCCCAATTAGGTGCTCCCACCAGGGTCTCATACTTTTGTTTCAATTTGTCAGTATATAAAGCAGTTCCTTTTGAGCCAGTTGTAGATTTTATTTCAGCATTTTGATCATCTTCATCAATCCATGCAGGCTTCTCATCTTCCTCCAAAGCATCAGTATGTTCAGACGTTAATTTTTCTGAGAGTTTTTTCGACTTATGGAAGAGTATCTGAGATGACCTGAAAGAATGGAAAAAAAAGTGTTGAATGaagttaatttcatgtgttttactGTTTTTACACATAAATAAACCAAACATCAAAGAGTAACCTTGGCATTACAATAGTTAAAGGCGTTTTCAACCGTTTGGTTTCAAcagcacacttttcgttcatccaagtttcacggcacaccagtaaaaagtagctaagtgcgagtcagaTTGGAGCGTAGAGGGTTCCACCCGTTCCGTCATTCCTTCCGCTCCTTTACCATAACAATCTGACAACATCTGACGCATGCCACATGTCAGTTGTtttcgtaatattttttcattaaaatagctatttatgatttcaatgcagcatacacttCGCAGCAATCGCACCACACCTGAAAGTATATGTGACCAGACCAGTGTGCCTGCCGCGatcgccgcgaagtgtatgcgattcgtacaaaaagtgtcaacgagaccctattaataagcctccgctgtccgttatgttaAACATATTATGGctatactgtacggaaccctttaggtaatctacgcgccagtccgacgcgcacttggctattttttactggtgtgccgtgaaacgtTGATGAATGAAAACTGCGCCAtaaaactttgatgaacgaaaagtgtgttGTTAAAATCAAAAGGTTGAAAATGCCCAAGTTAAGTTGTAATTatttggttatttttatttctcgttttgtaattgttattttattgaataaatattatttttactattattttccCGTAATGACCAAAATTCTTAGTGGCCTTAGAAGTATTAATTAAAGTAActtttaactaaactataactaaaaaaaaattgtaaccaCAGCATGGATTTAAAGATGTCaccatttcctcgctgtatagcaatgctgatCTATTGTGCAAGGCAACCAGATGACGAGACGTTTTagacaaccagatggcctagtggttagagaacctgactacgaagcttgaggtcctgggtttgattcccgcgttggggcagatatttgtatgaaaaatatgaatgtttgttctcgggtcttgggtgtttaatatgtatttatgtatgtatctatct encodes:
- the LOC141427480 gene encoding uncharacterized protein, giving the protein MKRKRANIKEDAEAKSSQILFHKSKKLSEKLTSEHTDALEEDEKPAWIDEDDQNAEIKSTTGSKGTALYTDKLKQKYETLVGAPNWAKINKVKSEDDDNEILRTVGNLKQKKHLG